The sequence TCAGATTCCTCAGTTCTTCCTCTTCCAAGAGACCCTCATCTAATTCGCCTTTATTCACCATGTCCATAGTCCGAAATTCCTTTTCCTCATGAATAAGAGTTCTTACTTGGCTGTCTTTAATTTCCATGTTCGCATTCACTGGTTCCTGCTCCTCTTCCGCGGGACTTTCTCCAAGTTTCGGGGTACCTTCCTTCATCCTGGCACTACGGTCGTCCTCGCCTTCATCTACCCCATGCTGGTTTATTTTTGCGGCTTCTTTGTCTTGCTTGGTTTTCAGCAGCTCAGCCAGAACCTCTGGAACAATTTCGTCTTCTGACAGTACAAGTCTTTCCAAAATCTGGGGATCCTCGAGATAAAGAACTTTTCTGAGATTTTCCAACGTTTCCTCAGATATCTCATCCGTCCAGTCCTCATTTCTTATGTTAGAAGCTTCAACCAAAGCCTCTTGTATTTCTACATTATCCATAAGGGCAAACATTTCTCGGAGTTCCTCTAAGTGGTCCATCAGGTCTATGTTCGTGTCTTCTGGCAAACTGACTTCCGTCAGAGGGACGTCATACTCTTGTCCTTGTGCGTCGAAATGTTCCGTCCTTCGAGTATCACTTCTTTTCCACAATCGTCTTTCGTGTGATGCGTACTGACTTGCCTGCAttcctgctttctctttctcccattcgtcTTTCAGTGCATCTAatctctcctttgttctctctatcattttctgAGTCTCTATGTCGCTTCTTCTCGCTTTTACATCTGTTAATTCCTGTTGCAATCGCCTCGACCTCATATACTGCCTTCTTGCCTCGTACTTCTCAAATAAGAACTTCTCCTGCCCAGCGTCCTGGTGCTTAACATAGCCGGTCGTTGGCTCTGTTTGTTGATGAGGCTGTTTGTTGTCTCTGTGTAGCCCGTGTGGGTGGTGATGCTGGTGTTGTTCCTGACGGGTTCCATGCTTTACGTGCTGGTAGCGATGTTGATCTCCTTGTATCTTTTGCAGCATCGCCAGGAGGATTAGGATGGACCCACCGAGGTACAGACTGCTGCCAAGAACCATCTTATCTGCGGGAGAAATACAATGGGATGCAACGTACGTGTGTGTTGTAGGAAACATTGCGGTTAAAGAAAACTtgctaattatttttataacttggcgagaacatatataaaacaatatgattACTGATCGGCGTAAATCTGTAATTAGTAATGGTAAAATCTATCCCATGTGGAATATCATGTCGCAAAAAGATTGGCAGAATGTATCAGCACTGCCATGTTACACCATaacttaaacaaaataaaacgtgGCACCAGTTGTGGTCAAGAAGGGTTCGGTCTGCGTATCCGCGTCCCTTTAGGGTTGTCATGGCAAGGCGTCGCAGAACCCAAGAAtactttctcattcttccttgttttcttcttccatgTCTTATCAACGAGCGAAAATAATGGTAGTAAAGTTAAGGAAAACGAAGTTATGTTAATATTACCTTTCAGATATGATCATCGCAAAGAAGTTTATAAAGAATTACGTTCTCAAATGGTGCTGAGGATGCAAGATCAGGTACAATAGTTATAAACTCGAGCAGAAATAATTGAACTTG comes from Penaeus monodon isolate SGIC_2016 chromosome 5, NSTDA_Pmon_1, whole genome shotgun sequence and encodes:
- the LOC119573125 gene encoding uncharacterized protein LOC119573125, yielding MVLGSSLYLGGSILILLAMLQKIQGDQHRYQHVKHGTRQEQHQHHHPHGLHRDNKQPHQQTEPTTGYVKHQDAGQEKFLFEKYEARRQYMRSRRLQQELTDVKARRSDIETQKMIERTKERLDALKDEWEKEKAGMQASQYASHERRLWKRSDTRRTEHFDAQGQEYDVPLTEVSLPEDTNIDLMDHLEELREMFALMDNVEIQEALVEASNIRNEDWTDEISEETLENLRKVLYLEDPQILERLVLSEDEIVPEVLAELLKTKQDKEAAKINQHGVDEGEDDRSARMKEGTPKLGESPAEEEQEPVNANMEIKDSQVRTLIHEEKEFRTMDMVNKGELDEGLLEEEELRNLSKENKNESIGPPVEKEETRSLRTENNSEGDVERIGEMFADMAASGNGRDALELLKLMAAESNKGLVTENPVLALVQPEDMAVSTPAENRFNTNGQIIQIVSLEEEDGKSGHLETESERKEMHPTLTGREGVHLDDSRKIVSGITEGNEDESHSRSEERSYVEDELLLEVLRQKTLDLIQKSRKRYSAEEAARLSSLWK